The proteins below come from a single Brevundimonas sp. LM2 genomic window:
- a CDS encoding XdhC family protein: protein MSDWYSAGLEDDMRPRMIAAGDRGQPFALITITAAEGGGPRGVGAQMVVTADDMGGFLSGGCIEADVALHGREVLSTGAPRRVVYGRGSPYVDTRLPCGGRLDLLVEAIAPDDPALEALRRARDDRRLVTLLSDGERRAVVNGPAEHPDRLRDYVPVQRLVVIGSDAFALAMAAAGQAQGWEVTLVRPKGPDTPPPLAIDYRRDDPAAALSALELDRWTAVAVATHDADLDHEALTTALRQDTGYVGVLGARRRLPERLARLEAEGVTPEALKRLHAPIGLPIAARAPHEVAAAVIAEIIGARA, encoded by the coding sequence ATGAGCGACTGGTACAGCGCCGGGCTTGAGGACGACATGCGCCCGCGCATGATCGCCGCCGGCGACCGCGGACAGCCCTTCGCCCTTATCACGATCACCGCGGCCGAGGGTGGTGGGCCGCGGGGCGTCGGGGCCCAGATGGTCGTCACCGCCGATGACATGGGCGGGTTCCTGTCCGGCGGGTGCATCGAGGCCGACGTGGCCCTGCACGGCCGGGAGGTCCTCTCGACCGGCGCGCCGAGGCGCGTCGTCTATGGGCGCGGCAGCCCCTATGTCGACACCCGCCTGCCCTGCGGCGGCCGGCTCGATCTTCTCGTCGAAGCCATCGCGCCGGACGATCCGGCCCTCGAAGCGCTCAGACGGGCGCGTGATGATCGGCGGCTCGTCACCCTCCTCTCCGACGGCGAGCGCCGCGCGGTCGTGAACGGCCCGGCGGAGCATCCCGACCGGCTGCGCGACTATGTCCCTGTGCAGCGCCTGGTGGTGATCGGCTCGGACGCCTTCGCCCTGGCCATGGCCGCGGCGGGTCAGGCCCAGGGCTGGGAGGTCACCCTGGTCCGCCCCAAGGGCCCCGACACCCCGCCGCCGCTGGCCATCGATTACCGACGCGACGATCCCGCCGCCGCCCTGTCCGCGCTCGAACTGGACCGATGGACCGCCGTCGCCGTGGCCACCCATGACGCCGATCTCGACCACGAGGCCCTTACGACGGCGCTTCGACAGGACACCGGCTATGTCGGGGTGCTCGGGGCGAGACGACGTCTGCCCGAACGTCTGGCGCGTCTGGAGGCGGAGGGGGTGACGCCCGAGGCCCTGAAGCGGCTGCATGCCCCGATCGGCCTGCCGATCGCCGCGCGCGCCCCGCACGAGGTCGCTGCGGCCGTCATCGCCGAGATCATCGGCGCGCGGGCGTGA
- a CDS encoding NTP transferase domain-containing protein: MSRHALVLAGGAGRRFGGAKLLADWRGRPLVVWAVEIALAAPVDGVVVVVGSRAAEVRSALADLSDPRLGIVEAADWEDGLSASLRCGVTALPPEAASLAIFLGDMPLVDPASVGPLIDAVEAGAVAARLDHADGPAHPIVFGHSLFPDLLRTRGDRGARPLLIDRDAVAVFTTTDDGAVFDVDRPEDLGRQAGR, encoded by the coding sequence GTGAGCCGGCATGCGCTGGTCCTGGCCGGGGGCGCGGGGCGACGGTTCGGCGGCGCCAAGCTCCTGGCCGACTGGCGCGGGCGACCGCTGGTGGTGTGGGCGGTCGAGATCGCGCTGGCGGCGCCGGTCGACGGCGTGGTCGTCGTGGTCGGGAGCCGCGCCGCGGAGGTTCGTTCCGCCCTCGCCGACCTGAGCGATCCGAGACTGGGGATCGTGGAGGCTGCGGACTGGGAGGACGGGCTGTCCGCCTCCCTGAGGTGCGGGGTCACGGCCTTGCCCCCGGAGGCTGCAAGCCTGGCCATCTTCCTGGGCGACATGCCCCTCGTCGACCCCGCCTCGGTCGGCCCCCTGATCGACGCCGTCGAGGCCGGGGCGGTCGCCGCGCGCCTCGACCACGCCGACGGCCCGGCCCATCCCATCGTCTTCGGACACAGCCTTTTTCCGGACCTGCTGCGAACCCGGGGCGATCGGGGGGCGCGGCCCCTGCTGATCGATCGCGACGCCGTCGCCGTCTTCACGACCACGGACGACGGGGCCGTGTTCGACGTCGATCGCCCGGAGGATCTCGGCCGTCAGGCCGGGCGATGA
- the paoC gene encoding aldehyde oxidoreductase molybdenum-binding subunit PaoC, translated as MKFDTPAGQNAIDQLKVVGKPIDRIDGPLKVTGRALYAYERHDVQARPAYGYIVGATIAKGRIRRLRTDEARSSPGVLAVVTAETAGTVGKGDYNTAKLLGGPDIQHYHQAIAVVVAETFEQARAAAEMVKADYVKAKGAFDLEAAKPGAGDPKGGPEQSSAGDFAGAFAAAPVTLDETYTTPDHSHAMMEPMATMASWEGDKLTLWTSNQMIAWGKGEIAKIFGIPPENVRLDSPYIGGGFGGKLFVRSDAVMAALASKAAGRPVKVAMQRPLMINNATHRPATIQRIRIGTERDGRITAIGHESWNGDLEGGQTEVATQQTKLLYAGANRMTSQKLAVLDLPEGNAMRAPGEAPGLMALEIAMDEMAEKLNMDPVAFRILNDTQVDPEKPERPFSTRQFVTCLETGAERFGWSRRNPTPASVRDGRWMVGLGMAAGFRNNTVMKSGARIRLDGQGIVTVETDMTDIGTGTYTIVAQTAAETLGIDVDRVVVKLGDSDFPAAAGSGGQWGANSSTAGVYAACMKLREQIIQKLGYPADATFTGGRVRAGRRNVTLASTASDGPLVAEDFIEFGDLSERYQQSTFAGHFVEVGVDRFTGETRIRRMLAVCAAGRILNPKTARSQVIGAMTMGVGAALMEELAVDKRHGFFVNHDLASYEVPVHADIPDQEVIFLDEVDDKSSPMKAKGVGELGLCGVGAAIANAVYNATGVRIRDYPLTMDKYLDRLPATA; from the coding sequence ATGAAGTTCGACACGCCGGCGGGCCAGAACGCGATCGACCAGCTGAAGGTGGTGGGCAAGCCGATCGACCGGATCGACGGCCCCCTGAAGGTCACGGGGCGGGCGCTTTACGCCTATGAACGCCACGATGTTCAGGCCCGGCCCGCCTATGGCTATATCGTCGGCGCGACGATCGCCAAGGGACGGATTCGTCGCCTGCGCACGGACGAGGCCCGTTCGTCGCCGGGCGTTCTGGCCGTCGTGACGGCCGAGACTGCCGGGACGGTCGGCAAGGGCGACTACAACACCGCCAAGCTTCTGGGCGGCCCCGATATTCAGCATTATCACCAGGCGATCGCGGTGGTCGTGGCGGAGACGTTCGAGCAGGCGCGGGCCGCGGCCGAAATGGTCAAAGCGGACTATGTGAAGGCCAAGGGTGCCTTCGACCTGGAGGCGGCCAAGCCCGGCGCGGGCGATCCGAAAGGGGGCCCCGAACAATCGTCGGCAGGCGATTTCGCGGGCGCTTTCGCCGCCGCGCCCGTCACCCTGGACGAGACCTATACGACCCCCGACCACAGCCACGCGATGATGGAGCCGATGGCGACCATGGCGTCGTGGGAGGGTGACAAGCTGACCCTGTGGACGTCCAATCAGATGATCGCCTGGGGCAAGGGCGAGATCGCCAAGATCTTCGGCATTCCGCCCGAGAACGTCCGGCTGGACTCGCCCTATATCGGCGGCGGGTTCGGCGGAAAGCTGTTCGTGCGGTCGGACGCCGTTATGGCCGCCCTGGCGTCGAAGGCGGCGGGCCGGCCGGTCAAGGTGGCGATGCAGCGGCCGCTGATGATCAACAACGCCACGCACCGGCCGGCTACGATCCAGCGGATTCGCATCGGCACCGAGCGGGACGGACGGATCACCGCGATCGGCCACGAGAGCTGGAACGGCGACCTGGAGGGCGGCCAGACCGAGGTGGCGACCCAGCAGACCAAGCTGCTCTACGCCGGGGCCAACCGGATGACGTCGCAGAAACTGGCGGTCCTCGACCTGCCCGAAGGCAACGCCATGCGCGCGCCGGGCGAGGCCCCGGGCCTGATGGCGCTGGAGATCGCCATGGACGAAATGGCGGAGAAGCTGAACATGGATCCGGTGGCGTTCCGCATCCTGAACGACACCCAGGTCGATCCGGAGAAGCCGGAGCGGCCGTTCTCGACCCGCCAGTTCGTCACCTGTCTGGAGACCGGCGCGGAGCGGTTCGGCTGGTCGCGCCGTAATCCGACCCCGGCGAGCGTGCGCGACGGACGCTGGATGGTCGGGCTCGGCATGGCGGCGGGCTTCCGCAACAACACCGTCATGAAGTCCGGGGCCCGGATCCGGCTGGACGGCCAGGGCATCGTCACCGTCGAGACCGACATGACCGACATCGGCACTGGCACCTATACGATCGTCGCCCAGACGGCGGCCGAGACCCTGGGGATCGACGTCGACCGGGTGGTAGTGAAGCTGGGCGACTCCGACTTCCCGGCCGCGGCGGGCTCGGGCGGGCAATGGGGTGCCAACAGTTCGACCGCCGGGGTCTATGCGGCCTGTATGAAGCTGCGCGAGCAGATCATCCAGAAGCTGGGCTATCCCGCCGACGCGACCTTCACCGGCGGCCGCGTCCGGGCGGGTCGTCGCAATGTCACCCTGGCCTCGACGGCGTCCGACGGGCCGCTGGTGGCGGAGGACTTCATCGAGTTCGGTGACCTGTCCGAACGGTATCAGCAGTCCACCTTCGCAGGGCATTTTGTCGAGGTAGGGGTCGATCGCTTCACCGGCGAGACGCGCATCCGACGCATGCTGGCCGTCTGCGCGGCCGGTCGGATCCTGAACCCGAAGACGGCGCGAAGCCAGGTCATCGGAGCCATGACCATGGGCGTCGGGGCCGCCCTGATGGAGGAGCTGGCCGTCGACAAGCGGCACGGTTTTTTCGTCAACCACGATCTGGCCAGCTACGAGGTGCCCGTCCACGCCGATATTCCCGATCAGGAGGTGATATTTCTCGACGAGGTGGACGACAAGTCCTCGCCGATGAAGGCGAAGGGGGTGGGCGAGCTCGGCCTGTGCGGCGTCGGCGCGGCCATCGCCAACGCGGTCTACAACGCAACCGGGGTCCGGATCCGTGACTATCCGCTGACGATGGACAAGTATCTGGACCGACTGCCGGCGACGGCCTGA
- a CDS encoding xanthine dehydrogenase family protein subunit M, translated as MRPFTYERATSPAAAALAARAKPGAKFIAGGTNLLDLMKLQIETPQHLIDVGALGLDTIEETPEGGLRIGALVTNADLAGDPRVRRDYGVLSRALLAGASGQLRNRATTAGNLLQRTRCPYFYDTAQACNKREPGSGCSAIGGFSRQLAVIGVSDHCIATHPGDMAIAMRVLDAQVETVNAAGDTRTIPMAEFHRLPEDRPDIDTVLPPGDLITGVTLPRPLGGLHVYRKVRDRASYAFPVVSVAAVLQRDGTGRVAFGGLAHKPWRVEAAEAALPQGTKAVAAIALADAKPTHENAFKVTLAERTLAAVISDARG; from the coding sequence ATGAGACCCTTCACCTACGAGCGCGCGACGAGCCCGGCGGCGGCGGCCCTGGCGGCGCGCGCGAAACCGGGCGCGAAATTCATCGCCGGCGGCACCAACCTGCTCGACCTGATGAAGCTGCAGATCGAGACGCCGCAGCATCTGATCGACGTGGGGGCGCTGGGGCTCGACACGATCGAGGAGACGCCGGAAGGCGGGCTGCGCATCGGCGCTTTGGTGACCAATGCCGACCTTGCGGGTGATCCGCGCGTTCGGCGCGATTATGGCGTTCTCAGCCGCGCGCTGCTGGCCGGGGCCTCCGGTCAGTTGAGGAACCGGGCGACAACGGCCGGCAACCTGCTCCAGCGGACGCGCTGTCCCTATTTCTACGACACCGCCCAGGCCTGCAACAAGCGCGAGCCCGGGTCGGGCTGTTCGGCCATCGGCGGCTTCAGCCGCCAGCTGGCAGTCATCGGCGTCAGCGACCACTGCATCGCCACCCATCCCGGCGACATGGCCATCGCCATGCGGGTGCTGGATGCGCAGGTCGAAACGGTGAATGCCGCCGGAGACACGCGGACCATACCGATGGCCGAATTCCATCGTCTTCCGGAGGACCGACCGGACATCGATACCGTCCTGCCGCCCGGCGACCTGATCACGGGCGTGACCCTGCCGCGGCCCCTCGGTGGCCTTCATGTCTACCGCAAGGTCCGCGACCGGGCGTCATACGCCTTCCCCGTGGTTTCGGTGGCGGCCGTTCTCCAGCGGGACGGGACCGGCCGGGTCGCCTTCGGCGGTCTGGCGCACAAGCCCTGGCGCGTCGAGGCGGCCGAGGCGGCCCTGCCCCAGGGCACCAAGGCCGTGGCGGCGATCGCCCTGGCAGACGCCAAGCCGACGCACGAGAACGCCTTCAAGGTGACCCTGGCGGAGCGGACGCTCGCCGCCGTCATCAGCGACGCGAGAGGATAG
- the paoA gene encoding aldehyde dehydrogenase iron-sulfur subunit PaoA: MVGELDLSRRGVLMVGGAGAAMATVSPAGAQTSSPDAAPSLMTVSLEVNGTDRTLELDTRTTLLDALREHLQLTGTKKGCDHGQCGACTVIVDGQRINSCLSLAVMNEGAKVTTIEGLGTPDDLHPMQAAFIKHDGYQCGYCTPGQICSAVAVLEEIRKGLPSHVSASLTERPRASTEEMRERMSGNICRCGAYSNIADAMADVAGTRA, translated from the coding sequence ATGGTCGGCGAACTCGATCTCTCACGCCGCGGTGTCCTGATGGTGGGAGGCGCGGGCGCGGCGATGGCCACCGTGTCGCCGGCCGGGGCCCAGACGTCGTCGCCGGACGCGGCGCCCAGCCTGATGACCGTGTCGCTCGAGGTGAACGGGACCGATCGCACCCTGGAGCTGGACACCCGGACCACCCTTCTGGATGCGCTGCGCGAGCATCTGCAGCTGACCGGCACCAAGAAGGGCTGCGACCACGGCCAGTGCGGGGCCTGTACCGTCATCGTCGACGGCCAGCGGATCAACTCCTGCCTGAGCCTGGCCGTGATGAACGAGGGCGCGAAGGTGACGACCATCGAGGGCCTCGGCACGCCGGACGATCTGCACCCCATGCAGGCGGCCTTCATCAAACATGACGGCTATCAGTGCGGCTATTGCACGCCGGGCCAGATCTGCTCGGCCGTCGCCGTGCTGGAGGAAATCCGCAAGGGTCTGCCCAGCCATGTCTCCGCCAGCCTGACCGAGCGTCCCCGCGCCTCCACCGAGGAGATGCGCGAGCGGATGAGCGGCAACATCTGTCGCTGTGGGGCCTATTCGAATATCGCCGACGCCATGGCCGACGTCGCGGGGACCCGGGCATGA
- a CDS encoding TIGR00730 family Rossman fold protein, translating to MSVPEPRIAAFDGPSVCLFCGSSDAADPKYTAAAAAFGQAAARAGWRLVYGGGGVGLMGASARAAHAAGGRVLGVMPAFLRSRERLFDEVETLVVTSMHERKQIMYDQSDAFVVAPGGIGTLEEVVELLSWKRLDLHGKPVIFLNIDGFWDPFFALMRHSVATGFTPSSFLEAWTVADTVEDVMAQMIPPASAMPARAPLKHDQR from the coding sequence ATGAGCGTTCCCGAACCCCGCATCGCCGCTTTCGACGGCCCCTCCGTCTGCCTGTTCTGCGGCTCTTCGGACGCCGCCGACCCGAAATACACCGCCGCGGCCGCGGCTTTCGGCCAGGCCGCCGCCCGGGCGGGCTGGCGGCTGGTTTATGGCGGCGGGGGCGTCGGGTTGATGGGGGCCTCGGCCCGCGCGGCGCACGCGGCCGGAGGTCGGGTCCTGGGCGTCATGCCCGCCTTCCTGCGCAGCCGCGAACGTCTATTCGACGAGGTCGAGACACTGGTCGTCACCTCGATGCACGAACGCAAGCAGATCATGTACGATCAGTCCGACGCCTTCGTCGTCGCCCCCGGCGGGATCGGCACGCTGGAGGAGGTGGTCGAACTGCTGTCGTGGAAACGGCTCGATCTGCACGGCAAGCCGGTCATCTTCCTCAACATCGACGGGTTCTGGGATCCGTTCTTCGCCCTGATGCGGCACAGCGTCGCCACCGGCTTCACCCCGTCCTCCTTCCTCGAGGCCTGGACCGTCGCCGACACCGTCGAGGACGTCATGGCCCAGATGATCCCACCGGCGTCGGCGATGCCGGCCCGGGCCCCCTTGAAACATGATCAGCGATAA